GGTGGGTGTCAGCAACAACAGATTGAACCAAATTATGAGGGGAAGTGGAGGTGCACCCCAGAAGTCCGGCAGGAACCGTCAACGACAACACAGTTGACAAAATCAATGTGCGCATAGCCCTATCCTTAGCTTGCCGCTGTGATGGCGTAGGATTATAACCCGCGAATTATGTCACAGGCGTAAAGCCGTCAATTTCATTCAATTTCAGCGGCATACTCATCAATAAACATACCGCGCACGGTCGAGCCACAAGGTATACTCCCCGCCCATGAATTCCCCACAGCATATTCTCGAACACGTTTTTGGCTATACCGATTTCCGCGATCCTCAAAAAGCGGTTATCGACACACTGGTAGCCGGCAATGATGCCCTGGTATTAATGCCCACCGGCGGTGGTAAATCCCTGTGCTACCAGATTCCCGCCCTGGCGCGCCCCGGGTGTGGAGTTGTTATCTCTCCCCTGATTGCCCTGATGCAGGACCAGGTAGAAGCTCTTCAGGAAGCCGGCATCCGCGCCGCTTACTTGAATTCATCAGTGGCCTACGACGAAATCCAGGCAATCGAAAGCCAGCTATTACACGGTGAGCTGGATCTCCTCTATCTAGCCCCGGAGCGGTTGCTACAGCCACGAACCCTGTCATTACTGCAACGGGTTGAACTGTCGCTGTTTGCCATTGATGAAGCCCACTGTGTTTCCCAGTGGGGGCACGACTTTCGCGCCGACTATCTGCAACTCAACTGCCTGCACGAGCAATTCCCCCGGGTGCCCCGTATTGCCCTGACAGCGACAGCAGACAAGCGCACCCGTGCAGAAATTGCTCACCGCTTGGACTTGGAAGAGGCCCGCCACTTTGTCAGCAGCTTCGACCGCCCCAATATCCAGTACCGCATTGAGCCCAAGGACAACCAGCGCCGCCAGCTGCTGCAATTCTTACAGAACGGACATCAGGGCAACGCTGGGGTTATTTACTGCCTGTCCCGAGCCAAAGTGGAGAACACTGCGGAGTGGTTGAGCCAGCAGGGCTTCACTGCCCTACCCTATCACGCCGGGCTACCCGCCGAGACCCGCGCCGAGCACCAGCGCCGCTTCCTTCGTGAAGAGGGCGTCATTGTTGTCGCCACCATTGCATTTGGTATGGGGATCGATAAACCGGATGTGCGTTTCGTTGTTCACATGGACCTGCCCAAGAGTATCGAAGCCTACTACCAGGAAACTGGCCGTGCAGGCCGCGATGGTGGGGCCTCAGTTGCTTTACTCCTCTACGGTCTCGAGGATGTGGTAAAGATCGGCCAGATGGTGGAGTCCTCAGAGGGCAGCGAAGAGCACAAGCGGCAGGAACGCAGCCGCTTGAATGCCATGCTCGGGCTGTGTGAAATCACCAGCTGCCGCCGCCAGGCCCTGCTGGACTATTTTGCGGAACCACTGGACAACCCCTGCGGCAACTGTGATACCTGCCTGGAGCCACCGGCCACCTGGGATGCCAGTGAGGCAGCGGTAAAACTACTCTCCTGTGTCTATCGCACCGGACAGCGCTTTGGCGCCAGCCACGTGATCGATGTACTGCGCGGCTCCGAGAACGAGAAAGTCCGCAAATTCGAGCACGACCAGCTCTCCACTCATGGCATCGGCAAAGACCTGAGCGCGGCCGAATGGCGGGCAGTCGTGCGGCAGCTGATTGTTCGCGGCTATCTGGAGGTCGAGGGAGAATTCCAGGGGCTGAGGCTCACTGAAATTTGTCGCCCGCTGCTGCGACGGGAAGAGACTCTCAACCTGCGCAAGCTTCCCCCGAAAGCAGCGCGCTCGCAGAGCCGTGACAGTCGCAGCCTGGATGATCTCAGCCCAGAAAACCAAGTGCTTTGGGAAGCCCTGCGCAACTGTCGCAAACAGTTGGCAGAAGAGCGCGGCGTGCCGCCTTATGTCGTCTTCCACGATGCGACCCTGCGCGGCATGGTACAAGCCCATCCACAAACACGCAGCGAGCTATTAGCGGTCTCCGGCGTTGGAGACAGTAAGCTCGAACGCTTCGGCGATGCATTTTTGGCGGTTCTCAGGGATTTTCCCAGACACGAATAACTCCGAACAGTCGGGAGCTTTTCCCCAAAACACAGAGCTGTGTTACAAAGGGGCAAAGCAGTAGAACAATAATTGATAAACCCGACTGAGAGAGAACTATGAAAGTAATCGGCCACCTGATTAATGGCAACATGGTTAATGACACCGGTGCCGCAGGTAACTCCGAACTCCAAGAGGTCACCAACCCCTCCACCAACGAAGTGATCGCCCAGGTTTCGCTAGCCTCTAAAGCGACTGTTGAAGAGGCCATTAGCGCAGCTGAAGCAGCCTTCCCCGCTTGGCGAAACCTTCCGACGACCAAGCGAGTACGAATTATGTACCGCCTGCGAGACCTGCTGCAGGAGAACGCCGCAAAGATCTGTGAACTGATTACCCTGGAGCACGGCAAGGTCCTCGACGATGCGATGGGGGAATTACAGCGGGGCATCGAGAATATCGAGTACGTTTGCTCTACTCCGGAAATGCTAAAGGGCGAGCACAGTAAAAATGTCGGGCCGGCAATAGACTCCTGGAGCGAATTCCAACCGCTGGGTGTTTGTGCCGGCATAACCCCCTTTAACTTCCCCGCTATGGTCCCCCTGTGGATGTGGCCCATGGCAATTGCCTGCGGCAATACCTTTGTACTAAAACCCTCCGAACGCACCCCCTCCTCCGCACTGTTTATCGCGGAGCTGGGTATAGAAGCCGGCATCCCTACAGGGGTACTGAATGTGGTTAACGGCGGTAAAGAGGCTGTCGATACACTCCTCACTGATAAACGTATCCAAGCGGTGAGCTTTGTGGGATCGACTCCGATCGCAGAGTATGTCTACACCACAGGCACTGCTCATGGAAAAAGAGTGCAGGCGTTTGGCGGTGCCAAGAACCATGCGATCATCATGCCCGATGCCGACCTGGACAACGCTGCCGCTGCTCTAATGGGCGCAGCCTATGGTTCCTGTGGTGAACGCTGTATGGCCATCTCTGTCGCTGTAGCGGTAGGTAATGAAACCGCCGACGCCCTTGTTGAGAAGCTCAAAGTACAAATTGCTGATCTGAAAATCGGCGATGGTATGGACAGCCAAAGCGATATGGGGCCATTGGTAACCCGGCAACACTTACAAAAAGTGGAGAGTTATATTGCCGCTGGTATCGAAGAGGGTGCCGAGTTGGCTGTAGATGGGCGCAACCAAACCGTTTCCGGTTTTGAAAATGGTAATTACCTGGGCGCCTGTCTGTTCGATCGAGTCACTCCGGAAATGTCGATTCATAGTGGGGAGATATTTGGCCCGGTACTCTGTGTGATGCGTGTCGAAACCATGCAGGAGGCCATGGATATTATCGATGCTCATGAATACGGTAACGGCACCTGTCTATTTACTCGCGACGGTGAGGCCGCACGCTATTTCAGCGACAATATTAAAGTTGGAATGGTCGGTATCAACGTACCTCTGCCGGTACCGGTAGCACATCACAGTTTCGGTGGCTGGAAGCGTTCACTGTTTGGCGACCTCCACGCCTACGGCCCCGATTCAGTGCGTTTTTACACTAAGCGCAAAACCATTACCCAGCGCTGGCCTGCCAGTGGCGTAAGGGAAGGCATTCAGTTTAGTTTTCCTTCAAATCAGTAATCACCGAAGTAAGTCATTATAAGAAGTGCCCGTAACTTGACGGGCCTTTTTATCATTAAATTGCAGCCGCTAACTGCCACAGACCACTGGAGCTAGCCCCTAAACACTCCCCAAGGAGCCCTTACCCTCTCCCACTCCAAATATCACTTCCGTGCTTAAAACGTCTTAAACAGCTCACAAGAAATCAAATAAGTTAGTTTTTTAAGATCAGTTAGATTTACTTTGTGCAAACAGAGTGAGATCATTTATCCAGCAATGCCTGGAATAATTATTATGAAAACCACTAGTCTGACTATCACTCTTATTGCCGCACTCACAGCTGCCATCCCGGCAGCAGCACAGCAAGATGCATCTTTTAAGAAATGTAAAAAATGGCAACAAAAAATTGAGCACTTTCGGGAAGAAAGAAAAGATGGTGGATCAGGGGAGCAAATGGAAAAGTGGAAAGACAAAATCCGTAAGCTAAGAGAGAAATTCAAAGATTACAACTGCGATCAATATAAACGTCACTTGTAATCAACAATTCAGCTCCACCCCAAAAAAGTATTTAGTAGACTCCATTGCGATCACTCCAGTATTAAATAAAAAGGGCGCCGAAGCGCCCTTTTTGGCTGCGCGCCTGATTACCAATGGAAATCAAACTTGTAGCCTACACCAATATTGAATGACCAGGGGTCAAAGAGATAATCACCACCAAATCTGTGACGATAGAACTCATTATCATCATTGGTATCGAACCAGAAGGCATCCACCTCAATATCGGTATCTACATCATAGTAAATAGCGGCAAGGTTAATCAGCCAGCTACTATCATGACCGAAATTAAAGTCGACACCAATTTGCCAAGTGTATCCCCAGTTGTCACCCAGATTTACACGACCATCCCAAGGACGGAATACTTCATTATCATCATCGTAATCCCACCAACCCCAATGTCTCAGACGCTCATCGGTAAAGTCGGTATAGTTGATACCTACTCCCATATAAGGCTGAACCATGCAGCTGGGGTCTAACGGATAATAATTCAGATAGGCGGCCGTGATCTGAGGCTTCCACCTAGCGAAATCGCGGCGGCGATGGAACTCGTCAAAGTCCGGGTTAAAGCGACGTAGCCAGGGCCTATTATCTCCTCCTGTATGGCGGTCACCCTCGGTGTAACTCAGGGATACACTCATATGGTCGGTAGCCCGCCACTCTACATTGATAAACCAGCCCCACTCATCACTGGGATCAACGTTGGAGCGGAATGCACCCCAATCGTCAATAAAATCATCTGGCCCTTCGAGCCATCTGTCAGCAAATGTGACATTGTCCGAATTGGGCGAGATATAGGCCCCACCAATTCGAACCTTAAACTCCTGGGTCTTTGGTGGGGGAGGGGCATAGCCAGCCGGTCCTGCCGAAGCGACACTAGAGATTGCTAAGGCGAGGGGCGTCATAACGGGGATCAGAATACGCGTCATCTTCATTTGTGGTAACTCCATTGATATTCAGCAGATCAAACA
This DNA window, taken from Microbulbifer sp. VAAF005, encodes the following:
- the recQ gene encoding DNA helicase RecQ, whose product is MNSPQHILEHVFGYTDFRDPQKAVIDTLVAGNDALVLMPTGGGKSLCYQIPALARPGCGVVISPLIALMQDQVEALQEAGIRAAYLNSSVAYDEIQAIESQLLHGELDLLYLAPERLLQPRTLSLLQRVELSLFAIDEAHCVSQWGHDFRADYLQLNCLHEQFPRVPRIALTATADKRTRAEIAHRLDLEEARHFVSSFDRPNIQYRIEPKDNQRRQLLQFLQNGHQGNAGVIYCLSRAKVENTAEWLSQQGFTALPYHAGLPAETRAEHQRRFLREEGVIVVATIAFGMGIDKPDVRFVVHMDLPKSIEAYYQETGRAGRDGGASVALLLYGLEDVVKIGQMVESSEGSEEHKRQERSRLNAMLGLCEITSCRRQALLDYFAEPLDNPCGNCDTCLEPPATWDASEAAVKLLSCVYRTGQRFGASHVIDVLRGSENEKVRKFEHDQLSTHGIGKDLSAAEWRAVVRQLIVRGYLEVEGEFQGLRLTEICRPLLRREETLNLRKLPPKAARSQSRDSRSLDDLSPENQVLWEALRNCRKQLAEERGVPPYVVFHDATLRGMVQAHPQTRSELLAVSGVGDSKLERFGDAFLAVLRDFPRHE
- a CDS encoding CoA-acylating methylmalonate-semialdehyde dehydrogenase, with product MKVIGHLINGNMVNDTGAAGNSELQEVTNPSTNEVIAQVSLASKATVEEAISAAEAAFPAWRNLPTTKRVRIMYRLRDLLQENAAKICELITLEHGKVLDDAMGELQRGIENIEYVCSTPEMLKGEHSKNVGPAIDSWSEFQPLGVCAGITPFNFPAMVPLWMWPMAIACGNTFVLKPSERTPSSALFIAELGIEAGIPTGVLNVVNGGKEAVDTLLTDKRIQAVSFVGSTPIAEYVYTTGTAHGKRVQAFGGAKNHAIIMPDADLDNAAAALMGAAYGSCGERCMAISVAVAVGNETADALVEKLKVQIADLKIGDGMDSQSDMGPLVTRQHLQKVESYIAAGIEEGAELAVDGRNQTVSGFENGNYLGACLFDRVTPEMSIHSGEIFGPVLCVMRVETMQEAMDIIDAHEYGNGTCLFTRDGEAARYFSDNIKVGMVGINVPLPVPVAHHSFGGWKRSLFGDLHAYGPDSVRFYTKRKTITQRWPASGVREGIQFSFPSNQ
- a CDS encoding OmpW family outer membrane protein, whose amino-acid sequence is MKMTRILIPVMTPLALAISSVASAGPAGYAPPPPKTQEFKVRIGGAYISPNSDNVTFADRWLEGPDDFIDDWGAFRSNVDPSDEWGWFINVEWRATDHMSVSLSYTEGDRHTGGDNRPWLRRFNPDFDEFHRRRDFARWKPQITAAYLNYYPLDPSCMVQPYMGVGINYTDFTDERLRHWGWWDYDDDNEVFRPWDGRVNLGDNWGYTWQIGVDFNFGHDSSWLINLAAIYYDVDTDIEVDAFWFDTNDDNEFYRHRFGGDYLFDPWSFNIGVGYKFDFHW